The DNA segment TAAAAGAAAATAATTATGATTTATCTTTAAATAGATATAAAGAAGTAGAATATGAAGAGGTAGAATATGCAAAACCATCTATAATATTGTCTGAGATAAAAGAACTTGAAAAGAAAATTATGGAAGGCATACAAGCTCTTGAAGCTATGTTAGAGGTGTAAAATAATGGCATGGAAAAAAGTAAAATTAGAAAAAATATGTGACATTTCAAGTGGAGGGACACCATCTAGAAAAGAAAATTTTTATTATAATGGTCAAATACCATGGTTAAAAATATCAGATTTAAATGTAAGAGGAAAATTTGTTTATGATAGTGAAGAAAAAATTACAAATAGAGGGTTAAATGCAATTAGAGATAAAATTTTTGAAAAAGGAACTTTAATGTTTGCAATGTATGGCTCGATAGGAAAAACTGCATTTGCAGGTGTGAATCTATCTTGCAATCAAGCTATTTTAGGTATTTCTTCTAAAGATAATAATAGGACTAATTTAGATTATATAAATTATTGGTTGAAATCAAAAAAAAAATTATTAAGTAAGCTAGCAAATGGAGTAGCACAAAAAAATTTATCAGCCACAATCATTAAAGAATTAGAAATCCCATTACCTCCAATGGAGATCCAGATAAAAATAGCAGAAGCCTTAGATAAAGCTCAAGAGCTTATAGATAATAGAAAACTGCAATTAGAAAAATATGATGAGTTAATTCAATCGACATTTATAGATATGTTTGGAGATCCAGTTTTAAACACTAAGAAGTGGAATAGTAAAAAGCTTGGTGAGTTAACAGAAGTAGGTTCTAGTACAAGAGTTTTTACAAGCGAGTTAGTACTAGAAGGGATTCCTTTTTATAGAGGCAGTGAAATTGGAAAATTAAGTATGGGAGAAAAAATAACTTCAGAGTTATATATTTCATTAGACCATTATAATAAAATTAAAAAGAAATATTCAATACCTAAGATAGGAGATCTGTTAATGTCATCAATTTGTCCAGATGGAAAAATTTGGTGTGTAGATAATGATAATCCTTTTTATTATAAAGATGGAAGAGTGTTATGGATAAAGAGAAATGAAGAAATAATTTGTAGTAAATATCTTCAATATTTTTTAAAAATAATATTTAGATTAAACTATAGTAAGATAGCTTCTGGTACAACTTTTTCAGAATTAAAAATATTTATATTAAAAGAACTTTTGATTTATCTTCCACCAATAGAACTTCAAAATAAATTTGCTTCTATTATAGAGGCAATAGAAAATGAAAAAAAATTATGTGAAGAATCATTAAAACAGATAGAAGAAAATTTTGATTCTATGATAGATAAAGCGTTTAAAGGGGAATTATTTTAATACTTTGTAGAATTTTTAAAGGAGAGCCAATAACTAAAAATAAAAATAAATATAATTTATAATTGGATATAAAAAGATTTAAATTTTACTAGTAGTTAGTGAGTAGCAAACAATAGTTTTTATTGTTTGCTAAACAACAGTTATTAGTTTATAAAGGGGGAAAGTGATGTCAAATTTTAGTTTTTTAGAAAATGATTTTAAAGAATTATATCTTGATTGTAAAGAAGCAGAGGAAAATGTATATATAAAACCAAGAACAAGTTGTTTTTATAGTAGAAGAGCTTTAGAATTAGCAGTTAATATACTATTTGATTTAGAAGGATTGGATAAACCCACTAAAGAAATAAATGGGAAAATTATTACAGATAAAACTTTAGGAACTTTAATAAGAACTTCAGAATTTAAAAGTATAATAGATAATTCAGAAGAGTTAGAAAAAATAAATATTATAAGATTATCTGGAAATGAGGCTGTTCATAAAAATAGTGCTATAACAAGTGAAGTCGCACTAATTTCTTTAGAGATATTATATGATTTTACTTCATGGATGGCTTATTGTTACGGTAGTTTAAAAGAAGAAAAACCTTTTAATATAAATATTATAAACAAATATTCTTCTATGAGAGAGGAAGAGTTATTAAAAAGAATAGAAATTTTAGAAAAAGAGAAAAATGAAAATTTAAATAAATTAAATTACTCAAAAGTAGAGCAAGTAAATAAAAAACACAGAGAGCTCACTATTAAAAACATAGATGAAGCTAAAACTAGAAAGTTATATATAGATATTCTCTTAAGGGAAGCTGGCTGGGATATTAATCAACCTAATGTTAAAGAATTTAAGGTTAATGGAATGCCAAATAAAAAGGAAGAGGGATATGCTGATTATGTTTTGTGGGGAGATAATGGAAAACCTTTAGCTGTTGTGGAAGCGAAAAGAACTTTAAAAAACCCAGAAGAAGGAAAACATCAAGTAACTTTATATGCTGAGTGTTTGGAAAAAGATTGGGGACAATATCCTGTAAGATTTTATACAAATGGATTTGAAACTTATATATGGGAAAAAAATGAGATTCCTAGACAAGTTTATGGATTTTATAGAAAAGAAGAACTTGAAACTTTAATTATAAGAAGAACACAATCTTTAGATTTAGATAAAGCAAGAAAGCTGATTAATCCAGATATTGCAGGAAGAAGCTACCAACTTAGAGCCATAACAAAAGTAATTGAAAATTATTATGATAATTATAGAAAAGCTCTTTTAGTAATGGCTACAGGATCTGGAAAAACTAGAACTTCGATATCAATTGTAGATGTATTATTAACTGCTAATAGAATTAAAAGAGTATTATTTTTAGCAGATAGAACAGCTCTTGTAAATCAAGCTCAAAAAAATTTTTCTAAACTAATTGGAAGCGACCATACTTTGGAGAATTTAATTGAGACTAAAGGAAATAGTAAAGCTAGAATAGTATTTTCTACATATCAAACAATGATAAATGAAATAGATAAACTAAGGGAAGATGGGACAAGACAATTTGGTGTAGGGTATTTTGATTTAATAATAGTGGATGAATCTCATAGAAGTATTTATAAAAAATACGGTGCAATTTTTGATTATTTTGACAGCTTGTTATTAGGATTAACTGCAACACCAAAAGATGAAATAGATAGAAATACATACAAAGTATTTGATTTAAAAGATGGAGAACCAACAGATTCATATAATTTATTTGATGCTGTAAATGATGGTTATTTAGTATTACCTGAAGTTAAGGAGATTGATTTAAAATTTCCAGAAAAGGGTATTAAATATAGTGAATTAAGCGATGCTGATAAAGAGGAATATGAATTGAAATTTTCAGACGATGAGGGTAATATTCCTGATGAGATTGGATCTGAAGCACTTAATAGTTGGTTATTTAATAAAAATACAGTTGAAAAAGTTATTGAAACATTAATGTCTCAAGGACATAAAGTAGAAGGTGGAGATAAACTAGGAAAAACTATTATATTTGCCAAAAATGATAAACATGCTGAGTTCATAGTAGAAGTTTTTAATAAAATGTTTCCACAATTAGGTGGAGAGTTTTGCCAAAAAATTACAAATAAAGTGAATTATGCTCAAGATTTGATAGATAGATTTTCTATTGTTACTAAATTTCCTCAAATAGCTGTTTCTGTTGATATGCTTGATACAGGAATAGATGTTCCTGAAGTTTTAAATCTAGTATTCTTTAAGAAGATAAGATCGAAATCAAAATTCTGGCAAATGATTGGAAGAGGAACTAGACTTTGTCCAAATATATTTTCACCTGAAATTGATAAGAAAAATTTTTATATTTTTGATTTTTGTAAAAATTTTACATTTTTCGAAAGCAATCAAAAAGAGATTGAAGGATGTGTTCCAGAAAGTCTTACACAAAAGATATTTAATTCTAGAGTTAATCTTACTTACTTTTTACAAGATATTAAATATCAAGAAATTAAGGAATATAAAGAGTTTTGGAATAATTTATTAAATACAATACATAATGATATTTTAGAAATCGATATATCATCAGCTTTTGCAAGAAAAGAAGTAAGATATATTGAAAAATATAAAGATAAAGATGAACTAACAAATTTAAATGAAATAAAAATAAATGAACTTAAAAATAATATAAGTTATATTGTTTATTCTAAAGATTTAGATGAGAAAGCAAAGAGATTCGATTTACTTATAATGAAGTTACAACTATCAATACTTGATGAAGGTAAAGTTATTCCAAGTGCTATTAAAGGATTGAGAGAGTTAGGAAAAGGGCTTGAAAAGTTAGGAAGCATTCCTAAGGTTCTTGAAAAAAAAGAAGTAGTTAAATTACTTAATAATGATGAATTTTGGGAAGATATTGATATTATTGCTTTAGAAAAAATTAGAAATGATTTAAGAGATTTAATCAAATATTTAGATGGAGATAATTCTTCTCAAAAAATTATTTATACAGATTTTTCTGATGAGATAATAAAAACTGAAACTAAGGGGATTTCTTTTGGGGTATATGATTTTTTACCAACAAGAGATCGTGTTAGAAAAATAATGCTTGAAAATAAAGAAAAAGCATCATTAATTAAGTTAAAAAACAATATTGTTCTAGATGATATAGATATTAAAGAGTTAAATGATATATTATTTGGGAATAAGATAGTTACAGTGGATGAAGTTTATGAAGAAGTAAAAAAAGAAAATGAAGTAAAACAAAATAAAGATATAACTTTAGGGTTATTTTTGAGATCTATAATAGGATTAGATGGTAAAGCTGTAGAAGAGCAGTTTTGCGAGTTGATTTCTGGAAAAGGGTTTAGTGGGGTTCAAATAGAGTTAATTGATTATATTATAAAGCATTATGTTAAAAATGGAGTGTTTTATAAAAAACAATTAAGAGATCCAGATATTAAGAATTTTTATGGTGCTGAATTTTTCTCTATTTTTCCAAATATGGAAGATGCAAAAAGTTTGGTAGATATTATAGACAGTATTAATGGTACTGCTAATTTTAGAATTAATTAAAAAATATTGCTGAATAAATTCATAAGCAACATACAATAAAAAGAACTTTTAAAATAAAAAGGGGAATTAATAAATTATGGAAATTAAAAAGGAATTGTTGATTCCTCTATGGGGTATCTTTATTACATCAATAATAAAAGTTATTCAAAAACAAATTTCATTATATTATGTAAAAATTCAATTGAAAGATATACTAAAAAAAATATCAGAAAATAGAGAAGATGATTATTTCAAATTAAATAAAGAGTTTACAATGGGTGTTTTTAATGAGTTATCAAAAAATTCAACAGACAATGTTTATAGTAAGGTATTTTTTTTAGATGAATTTTTATTGTCTTTAAAAGGAACAAATATGTTTAATGATGCTTTAGAAGTTAATGTTTTAATTAAAGAGAATCAAAAATATTTCGAGCAATTAAAAAAATTTGATAAATTAAATATAATAGAAAAAATAGAAGAATCAATGAGTATATCTATAGATGGGCGTCACTTAGAGCCTTGTAAAGATGAAAAATTAATTATTAAATTAATGCATGAATTTAATATTTATAAAGTATTCTGGGTAAACGATACAACTCACGAGCATAAAGAATATTTTTTAAAAAAATTTGAAGAATTTCAAAATAATTTTTCTTGTAAAAAAAATGAGATATATAGTCTAATTTTAGAAGAAAAATTAAAACTTTTACAAACAAATATAGATTCAATTACCTATATTAAGATTCTGAATAATTTAAATATTTTATTTTTTAAACTTATTATAAATTTAGATTTTATAGACTATAATTTCTATAATGAAAAAAAAATGAAAATTAAATTAGAATTACTTACTATGATTGATTTAGTTGAAAAATATGAAAAAAATAACAATATAATAATGGAGATACTTAATAAGATTAATTCTAAAGAATATCTTTATTTTAAGAAAAAAGTTAAACTTTCTTATTTTAAATTAGGAATAATTTTCTCAGATTTTTTCTGATGGATTTCAAATTTATCTGAAAGAAGGGAGGGGTTTTAGTGAAGAGATGTTTTGATTCAGATATCAAAAAATTTATAGAGATAGAACAAGATCAGTGGCTAGGAGAGATGATAAACAATTTTAAATTGATCTTTGCTGGAGAATTTCCATCTAATGAACAAGTTATGGCTTGGAAAGATTGCTTTGTAAAATTACAAAAGGAGTTAAAAAAATTATCTTCTTTAGAGGGTCATATTATCTTTGAATATCTTCTTCCTATGGAAGGTGGAAGAAGGCCTGATGTTATACTTCTTTTAGAAGATAAGGTTTTTATACTAGAATTTAAAATGAAAAAAACCTATTCTCATAGTGATCTTGATCAATTAAAAGGATATTATAGAGATATTACAGGTTACCATAGAGAAAGTCAGAAACTTACAGTAGTTCCTTTTCTTATAATCACTATGATTGAGGATAAAAAGATAGTAATAGATGGCAGATATAATATATGTTCTTGTAATATGCTAGTAGATACATTAAATACTTTATTAAGTGGAGAAAATCTAAATATTGATCCAAAAATTTGGATGGGATCTGAGTATTCTCAACTTCCTACGCTAATTAATGCTGCTATAGATATATTTAATAATAATGATATAAAGGAGTTGAGATCAGCTAAAAGTGCTGGTATATATACTGCACTAGAAAAATTAAAGACAATATCAGAATGGACTACAGATGATAAAGAGAATAAAAGTAGATCTAATTCTATATCATTTGTAACTGGAGTACCTGGGGCAGGTAAAACTTTACTTGGCTTGGAATTTATACATCATAGTAAGGGTGGGAGTTTCTTATCTGGGAATGGTCCTTTGGTGAAGGTACTTCAATATGCTTTACAAAGCCGTACATTTGTTACAGATTTATATAAATTTAAGAGTGAATATACTAGTAATTCAAAACAGCCTCATACGAATATAATTGTTTTTGATGAGGCACAAAGAGCTTGGGACGCTTTACAGAATAAACGTTATAAAAAATCAGAGCCGCAATGTATAATAGAAATAGCAGATAAGACTGCAAAACCTTGTCACTATTTGGGGTTAATTGGAGAAGGTCAAGAAATACATCATGGAGAAGAACAAGGGATAAAGCTCTGGAGAGAAGCTTTAAGAAGTAGTAAGAAGCTCTGGTATGTTACTTGTCCAGAAAGTTTAAAAATTTACTTTGAAGGGTTGGATAATGTTAAAATTAAAATCATAAAAGAATTTAATTTAGATTCATCTTTAAGAACTCATGCAGCTAATGAATATCCAAAATGGGTGAAAAATCTCTTAGAAAATATTCTAGATGAAAAGTTAGCTGAAAAAATTCAAGAAAATAACTTTAATATGTACATTACAAGAGAATTAGGAAAAGCTAAAAAATATTGTTTAAATAGATATAAAGATTCTAAATATAAAAAATATGGACTATTAGGTTCTTCAAAGGTTTATAGAGATAAAACTGAAAAATTTGATCCAGGACCTTGGTTCCATGATCCTGTTTCTTCGCTAAATTCTTGTTGTAGTTTTAAAAGTATTGCTACAGAGTTTGATTGTCAAGGGCTTGAAATTGATATGCCTATTATTTATTGGGGTGAAGATCTTTTACATGATGAAAATGATTGGATAAAATATACTTTAGATACAAAGTTGCAGGATCCACATAAGATAAGACTTAATAGTTATAGAGTTCTATTAACAAGAGGAAGAGATGGTGTTATTGTCTATATTCCTAAAGATGAGAAGTTTGATGAAACACATAAATTTTTAATTAAAGCAGGAATGAAAATATTATAAAAATTTTTAGAACAAAATAACAAAATAGCAGGAGATTTAAAATAGTGAGAATAAGTAAAAAAAACTGGCTTAAAAATAATGGAAATACTAAGAAAACTTTAAAATCTAATGATTATCAAAAATTTATAGATGGATGGTTAGATATTGAAACCTTAGAAGAAAGAGTTGAAATTTTAAAATCAGAATATTCATACTACACTGTAGAATTAGAAGGTAATGAAGATAAAATATTTATTATTAGAGAACTTAGAAGAAGAGTAGCAGATCAAGGACTATATATTTTATATAAAGATAGTAAACTAGTCGGTCCTATTATGATTAGGCATAAGAAGGGAACCTCTTTAATAGATTGTTATGATCCTTCTTTACCCTCGTTTGATTATGTTGATAAAAAATTTGTAGTAAATATAGATAATATAGAAATGTATTCCTTTGAGACCTTTAAAGAACTTAATCAATTTTACAATAACCAATATCCATCTAACTCTATTACAAAAGTATTTAAAGAAAAGTTACTTAAACTTTTATTTGATTTAGAAAATTCTAAAGTTAATCTAACATACAAACTTAAAAAAAATGACTATAGATTATTAGAGAATGAGATTGAAGTTTTCCATTCTTCAGAAATGGATGAGATACGTGATTTTCTAGTAAAATTTTATCCTATAAGTGAGCACCGTAAATATATCTCTCTTTATATAAGCTCAGCTATATATGATTTGTTTAGTAATGTGCAAATTAATTACTTTAATTTTGAATATGAATGTTCCAAAGATGATAGTATTATTAAATATACTAAAAATAGAGATGAAGCTATTAAATTTCTAAAAGAAAACGCAAGAGATAATGAAGCTTATATTTATGCTTTAAAATCACTTGAAGAACGGGAAAGTTATTTTAAAGAATTAGAAGCACTATTAAATAAAGATAGTATCTCTCCCTCTGATGACAAAATAAATGAAATTAAATCTATTCAAAGTAACACTTTAAAACTCAAGGCAGCACCTAAGAGATCTGAAGTAATTACACCAAGACAAGCTTTTTCTAGAAATAGTAGCATTGCTGATCAAGCTTTAAAATCTGCTAATTACAAATGTGAGCATCAAATAAATCATGAAACTTTTATAAGTGGTAAAGGAATTCCATATATGGAAGCACATCATCTTGTTCCTATGAATGCTCAAGAACAATTTGAGTGGGATTTAGATATTCCAGAGAATTTATTTTCACTTTGTCCTATGTGCCATAGAGAAATACATCATGGAAATAGATCTGGAATAAGAAAAATTGTGACTAAACTTTATAATGATAGGGGTTATTTACTACCTTTAAGTTTAGAAGAAATTTTAGAGTTGTATTATAAATAAAAACTAAAAATATAATATAAGAGAAAATATGAGACCGAGAAGATTTACTAGAGGATGGAGTCCATCGTATAATTATAGCCCTGTTAGAGAACATGGCAATAAAACAGTTAAAGAACCTAAAAGTAAACTTGAAAAAGAATTGGATACTAAAAAATTTATAAGTAAACAATGTTTAAAATTTGGAGTTGAAAATATATTTAAAATGGTGAAATATTTAAATTCTAAAAAGATGCAATGTAAACCTATTAGAGTGAATGAAATAACAGGTAAAAGATTTACATTTTTTCAAGATCCTGATAATCTTTCACTTGAAATTTATGAATTATAAAAATTAGTAATAACAAAAGTTGCAATACATAAATTAAGGAAAGAGTTTGGGAATAACTAATTTTTTATCTCTTTGACTTGTGCTACTAAGGAGGCAAAATGGATATAATTGATGTTATGCAGCTTATTGAGAACTTTGGATTATTAGGGAAAGATTTTATATTTCTAGAGAGCAAAGAAGAGCAAAAGGATTTTGATCTTATGTGTGTTGAATTGTTAGAAATAAAATATCAAGAAGTTGAAGATGGATTAATGTTAAGTACTAGTGCACTGGCATATTGGTTAAGAGAATATCGATGGATTTTATCAACAACAAAGGAGTTTGATATTAGATTAATATTACAAACAGGATATGTTTATATTAATAAAAAATTTGAAAAAAATTTAAAAATATCAAATGAAGATACTATAAAAAAATTATATTATATGGGTGTAGATTTTGATTTAGATGAAGATGGAACTCATACAATAGATGAGTATATGATAAATAAATTTTTTAATAAATATGGAAGCATTGACTTAACAGAAATAGAAAACCATTTTTGTAAATTTAGTCATTTGGAATTAAATATTTATATTGATAAATTTTATAAAAAAGAACTCGAAAAAAGAAAAATTGAATTAATTCAAAAATTAAAAAAATTAGAAATAGAATACACTTTAATTGATGGGGAAATAATTATGAGCAATGAAGTTTTAAAAGTTATTGCTAAAAAGTTTTCAAAAGTTAAAAGAGATCTTTTTCTTACGGATGAAGAAAATAAAATTTTAAGATTAAAAAATACAGATTTTAAAAAGATAGAGTTACAAATAAACTATATATATTAAAGAGACTTAAAAGTTATTATCTGACTTAATAAAATCAAGGGATACAGAGAGTGTAATGAGACTACAGCAAAAATAAAAAAAGTGTTATTGGGAATATTGCTAATTGAATCTGTTATTATGGTTGTGCAGTCTGTTAATAAATAAAAAAGGAGAATTTCATGAAATATTATATCTTCAGGATAGATAGGAATGACTTCGTATTGAAGGAGTTAGAACAGGGAAGATTGCGGCAGGGGTGGGGAGTTAGCAATATGTCTTTACTAGATAAAGAAGGACAGGGTGTTCCTCAGGAAGTATGGATTGAAAACTATTATTGGTCAGAGGAATCTAAAGAAAGAAAAATATCCAAATATAATAACCTAAAAAATATGCTGAATATGGAAAGTGGGGATTTTATTGTAATTCCTAGGGCCCCAAAGTGGGATAGTTTTACAGTTGGAAAGGTGAAAGAAAAGTATAAATTCTCTTTGGAG comes from the Cetobacterium sp. NK01 genome and includes:
- a CDS encoding restriction endonuclease subunit S produces the protein MAWKKVKLEKICDISSGGTPSRKENFYYNGQIPWLKISDLNVRGKFVYDSEEKITNRGLNAIRDKIFEKGTLMFAMYGSIGKTAFAGVNLSCNQAILGISSKDNNRTNLDYINYWLKSKKKLLSKLANGVAQKNLSATIIKELEIPLPPMEIQIKIAEALDKAQELIDNRKLQLEKYDELIQSTFIDMFGDPVLNTKKWNSKKLGELTEVGSSTRVFTSELVLEGIPFYRGSEIGKLSMGEKITSELYISLDHYNKIKKKYSIPKIGDLLMSSICPDGKIWCVDNDNPFYYKDGRVLWIKRNEEIICSKYLQYFLKIIFRLNYSKIASGTTFSELKIFILKELLIYLPPIELQNKFASIIEAIENEKKLCEESLKQIEENFDSMIDKAFKGELF
- a CDS encoding DEAD/DEAH box helicase family protein, whose product is MSNFSFLENDFKELYLDCKEAEENVYIKPRTSCFYSRRALELAVNILFDLEGLDKPTKEINGKIITDKTLGTLIRTSEFKSIIDNSEELEKINIIRLSGNEAVHKNSAITSEVALISLEILYDFTSWMAYCYGSLKEEKPFNINIINKYSSMREEELLKRIEILEKEKNENLNKLNYSKVEQVNKKHRELTIKNIDEAKTRKLYIDILLREAGWDINQPNVKEFKVNGMPNKKEEGYADYVLWGDNGKPLAVVEAKRTLKNPEEGKHQVTLYAECLEKDWGQYPVRFYTNGFETYIWEKNEIPRQVYGFYRKEELETLIIRRTQSLDLDKARKLINPDIAGRSYQLRAITKVIENYYDNYRKALLVMATGSGKTRTSISIVDVLLTANRIKRVLFLADRTALVNQAQKNFSKLIGSDHTLENLIETKGNSKARIVFSTYQTMINEIDKLREDGTRQFGVGYFDLIIVDESHRSIYKKYGAIFDYFDSLLLGLTATPKDEIDRNTYKVFDLKDGEPTDSYNLFDAVNDGYLVLPEVKEIDLKFPEKGIKYSELSDADKEEYELKFSDDEGNIPDEIGSEALNSWLFNKNTVEKVIETLMSQGHKVEGGDKLGKTIIFAKNDKHAEFIVEVFNKMFPQLGGEFCQKITNKVNYAQDLIDRFSIVTKFPQIAVSVDMLDTGIDVPEVLNLVFFKKIRSKSKFWQMIGRGTRLCPNIFSPEIDKKNFYIFDFCKNFTFFESNQKEIEGCVPESLTQKIFNSRVNLTYFLQDIKYQEIKEYKEFWNNLLNTIHNDILEIDISSAFARKEVRYIEKYKDKDELTNLNEIKINELKNNISYIVYSKDLDEKAKRFDLLIMKLQLSILDEGKVIPSAIKGLRELGKGLEKLGSIPKVLEKKEVVKLLNNDEFWEDIDIIALEKIRNDLRDLIKYLDGDNSSQKIIYTDFSDEIIKTETKGISFGVYDFLPTRDRVRKIMLENKEKASLIKLKNNIVLDDIDIKELNDILFGNKIVTVDEVYEEVKKENEVKQNKDITLGLFLRSIIGLDGKAVEEQFCELISGKGFSGVQIELIDYIIKHYVKNGVFYKKQLRDPDIKNFYGAEFFSIFPNMEDAKSLVDIIDSINGTANFRIN
- a CDS encoding DNA/RNA helicase domain-containing protein — encoded protein: MKRCFDSDIKKFIEIEQDQWLGEMINNFKLIFAGEFPSNEQVMAWKDCFVKLQKELKKLSSLEGHIIFEYLLPMEGGRRPDVILLLEDKVFILEFKMKKTYSHSDLDQLKGYYRDITGYHRESQKLTVVPFLIITMIEDKKIVIDGRYNICSCNMLVDTLNTLLSGENLNIDPKIWMGSEYSQLPTLINAAIDIFNNNDIKELRSAKSAGIYTALEKLKTISEWTTDDKENKSRSNSISFVTGVPGAGKTLLGLEFIHHSKGGSFLSGNGPLVKVLQYALQSRTFVTDLYKFKSEYTSNSKQPHTNIIVFDEAQRAWDALQNKRYKKSEPQCIIEIADKTAKPCHYLGLIGEGQEIHHGEEQGIKLWREALRSSKKLWYVTCPESLKIYFEGLDNVKIKIIKEFNLDSSLRTHAANEYPKWVKNLLENILDEKLAEKIQENNFNMYITRELGKAKKYCLNRYKDSKYKKYGLLGSSKVYRDKTEKFDPGPWFHDPVSSLNSCCSFKSIATEFDCQGLEIDMPIIYWGEDLLHDENDWIKYTLDTKLQDPHKIRLNSYRVLLTRGRDGVIVYIPKDEKFDETHKFLIKAGMKIL